The genomic DNA GGGATCTGCACGGCCGTCGGCTACTACCTGTCCACCGGCACCCGCGTCCCCCTCATGCGCATGTATGCCACCGACGCCACCCTGCGCATCGGCGTCTCCCACGCCCGCGCCGCCCTCCCCGCCCTGCTGGACTTCCTCCAGCGCACCGCGTTCCCAGCCGAACGCGTCACCACCCTGCTGGCCGACTGGGACGACGCGCCCGCCGCCTACACCGCCCGCACCACCAAGCTCGTCCTGCAACGGCCCCGGCTCACCTGAGCCCCGCGCCGACCGGGACACCGCAGAAGGGGAACAACACCATGACAGTGATCACCGTGAATGCCACCGCCGGGCGCCTCAGCCTGGAACAGCGCCGCACCCTGGCCCGTACCCTCACCGACGCGGTCCTGGTCCCGGAGATCGGCCAGTTCGTCGAACTCGCCCGCGTCGGCTTCCAGGTCCACTTCGTCGAACGCGCCACCGACATGATCGCCATCGGCGGCGTCCTGGCCGCCGACTCCGGCCAGGACATCATGCACATCGACATCGCCGTCATGGACGCCGACTGGAATCCCAAGGTCCGCGCCGAGGTCATCGAGCGCGTCCTGGCCGCCATGGCCCAAGCCTGCGGAACTGACACCCCCGCCCCGACCTGGTGGGTGAACTTCCGCACCATCGACGAAGGCAGCTGGGGCTCCAGCGGGAGCGTGACCTCCATCCACGACATGCTCAACACCGGCGTCTTCACCCCCGAACGAGCCGCAGCGATCCGTGCCGCACTCCTGTGACACCGGCGCCTGCCCAGACCTGCCCGCTCATCGTCCCGGCCGCGTCCCGGTCGCTACGAGGTCGACCGGTCGGGAGCGCGGGAGGATTCCGATGCCCGATGAGCGGAGACCACCCGGTCACCAGAGGACGACAGCTCGCCGCCGGGCACGACGGCGACCTTTGTCAGGTAGATCTGACGGGC from Nonomuraea muscovyensis includes the following:
- a CDS encoding tautomerase family protein gives rise to the protein MTVITVNATAGRLSLEQRRTLARTLTDAVLVPEIGQFVELARVGFQVHFVERATDMIAIGGVLAADSGQDIMHIDIAVMDADWNPKVRAEVIERVLAAMAQACGTDTPAPTWWVNFRTIDEGSWGSSGSVTSIHDMLNTGVFTPERAAAIRAALL